GTacaaacatcgcaaatgcgacccctgaCAGACCAGgccttcatcgcaaatgtgatatagagttcgcaaatgcgaaactcttcaggcttcgcaaaagcgataacttcatcgcaaatgcgatccagtCCCCAGCAGTCcatgttcacaaatgcgaacactaCCTCGTAAATGcggtagtcgcatttgcgaccaaaacatcgcaaatgtgatgaaACCAGAACAACACTCAAGGTTCTTACCAAAACACTCCGAAGCtaatccgaaacttacccgagcccctgaGGCTTCAAATCAAatacccacacaagtctaaaaacataacacgaactcgctcgagcgatcaaagcatcaaaataacctctagaatcacgaatcggacgccaaaacgcatgaagatCAAAGTAAacttcaagaacctctagaatcgcaaccgagcgtgcgaaccatatcaaatcaactccaaatggcgccaaattttgcagacaagttctgtATGACgaaacgaacctactcgaggcttcaaatcacacataacaacctCGAAACGACGAGTCGCACCTCAAGtaaaaatcaatgaactttaaaacttcaacttctacaaccgatgccggaacctatcaaaacacgtccaattgacctcgaattttgcacacacgtcacatttgatattacggacctactccaacttccgatataggaatccgaccccgatatcaaaaagttcgttcccggtcaaacttcccaaaaaattcaacttccgccatttcaagactaattcgactacggacctccaaattataatccgaacgcgctcctaagtcaaaatcacccaacggagctaacggaactaacgaaactccattccgagatCAAATGCTAAAAGGTCAAATTTGGTgaactcttccaacttagagcttaaatcttgaagttcattcttccaaatcgatttcggataacttgaaaaccaacactGACGATTTacgcaaatcataatacatcatgcggagatactcgagccctcaaactaccgagaaaaagcgtaaatgctcaaaacgacccgtcggatcgttacaattatATTTTTAATAGTCTGCTATTAATGAAAGTAGCCCAATAATTTTTCCCTCTTTTGGGCAGAAGTTATTTTCCTTTATAAGTATCGTAATTCTTAACTTTAAATCACAATTTTAATTGTTTGGACAATATTATCAATCTTAATAATAAACCTTTTTATCAAAACACTATCATGTATGCTAATATTATAATTATCAGtcttctctctctatatatattttCGAAAATATTTTCCTATGTCGAACCAAGCAGTAAAAAAATGTTTTCTTGAGATAACCCATTTATCAAAATTCTGTTTTTAAAGAAATGACCTCTTGATACCAAGTATATCCAAAGTTATCATAGTTTCACAAGTTCAAATCCAATGATCTTGCAACTATTACTAATAATATGTTgagaaaatgaaaattttgagCAATGATTAGACATGCCTAATGGTTGCAGGGCCCTTGGGAGTTGGGACCCTCATGTTTGGATGATTACAATTTTGTCAAAAAACTGAGGCTTGACTTGTATCATGACAAATTAAGCATTTGGTTCATAATTCATAAGAGTTCTTTATTTCTTTGGAGAAATGAAATCCAATCATAATAATCATGGTTCAAGCATgcttattttcaaaaattttgggCTCCAGTTTACAGCTTTAATTAGTTTTCACTCAAATCAAAACCACAAACGAAAATTCTTCGACTATAATTACAGCAATTACTGTCTTGAAGTAATTACCAATTCAGCCTAATCTAAGCAGTACAACGTTTAGTTATaattagctcagtccagttaagTTTAGCAAGGATTAGAATTACAGTACAATAATTGAAGTTTAACTCCACCAAACGACATTCCTTCATTTAGAGTTTATGTGGTTATTTGTTTGATTTATAATTTTGTCCATGTGAGTGTTGCATAGCTAGCTCCACATATGGTTTAAGAAAGATGATTGAtcaatttttccttttatttgagAGAAAATAGTTACTCCCTTTCTAATAGAACGCTCTCTTTGAAAAATCATTATTCATAACATAAAGCAATGGACTTCAACCTTTTTTGTAGAGACCTAAAATATCTTAtcaaaaaattttgaaaaagggAAAAGTATGAATTTCATGTAATTTTGTTTATATAATGCATATGCATAAGGAGACTTTTATATCATGtactattaaaaaaaaatatatcatgTACTATGAAGTTCATCTTGAGACGGCTTAAGAAGAGAAAAATATTAATCTTTTTGTTAAATTTGTAATAGGATAAAGCAATTATATTTTAAGAATGGTCATATTTTCAGTCCGTCAATCAAGAACAATCTTTGACAGAATGACAATTGAAGTCATCAAACAATTAATAGTTATTTTTCTTGTCAATGAGACCTTGGCCGATCGAATTATTAGAAACTTAGGTCCAAATGTTATGAAAGTTTAATTTACATTGAATCAGAATATGACAATTTCTTTATCGATCAGTAATCAGAATATTATATTCATTAcggatgaaaaaaaaaaaagaatgtgaCATTCATTTGACTTTGTATTTGTTATTTTCCTGCTGTTAATGTCTTGAGATTATTTATTTCTTCTGATATTATTATATATACATTCTTTTGAGAAAGCGAAGCTACTTTTTTTGGGTCAAAACTGGTATTTTCTTTGTTAAAAAAAggatcaaataaaatatttacctTTTCATATGTGCTACTAACTCATGCACAGTGTGATTTATGGAGCATTTGACATTAGCTTTTACCTTTTAGCTAGTTATATTTCCCTTTTAATATTAATGTAGAGATGCTCTAATTATTGTGAGATATGATTGTTGTCGATTTCTCTTTCACATGTTAATTGTGTCAAATATCAGAAACAAAAAGTTATAAACAAAAACAATTTTTCCCAAGTTCAATTTTGTATCCCTATTAGTtctatataattttttaaaaaaaagtaattgTATGTCACGATCCGAATTTGTGTTTTATGTATCGTAAAATCCATTAAACCACTCACCACATGCCCCTTATTCTAATGGTGAAACCTTTgccaaattctcatttttcaGTCCATGCATGAGCTGTAACCCCCTCTTTACCAACCACAAAATCTTCCCATTTTTATTTTCAAAGTTCTTCAACCTCTTCATAATCATACATACATAGCCTTCTCTTTGTTCCTCCATTTtaatcttcttcctcttcttcatcaATCTCCTTCTTCTCCTCCTGCTCACACagagaaggaaaagaagaaaacatacgaagaagagaagaagaaatacttTTTGTATTCTTTGTGGAGAAACAAAAAACCATCAAATTTTCATCATTTTCCCAAGCTTTTCTTCCATATACATAAACTTTTTGTCATTCACGTAGGTAATGCCCTTCTCTTCAAAACTTTATCTTATTTTCGGTTTCCAACGAAGAAGGATCACAGCAGGCTAGGTTAAACGATCAAAAGATTCAAACCAATTAATTCGGAATTGAGGTGTAATTGATTAGTATTTTTCATTTTGTCTTTCTCCTATTAAATTTTGGGTTCCAAGCCCAAAAAAATATAATATCAACATAGAACGGAATAAACAAACCTTCGGAGAAAAAAGAGATTTGACGAGAAGAAAAATGAACGGTGATAACAGGCCGAAGACGTTATGGAAGATCTTGAAGAAACGGCTAGGATTTACTGGGCTGGCTTGTTGTGGGCCTTCTTGGAATATGAGAGCATCAGACgtcgaagaagaagaggaggaaacCCAAATTTACGGGGATGAAGAAGAGCTCATGATAGAAGGACGGCTGAATTTGGCGATGGTGTTGGCGGCGGAGCGAATAGGGAGCGTGACTCCCACGATGCAATTCAAGACGTTGATGAGATTATTCGAGGAAATGGACGATAAAGATGAGATGAACAATAAAGAAGGGGGCGGCATTGATGCGGTGTGTTGCGTGTGCATGGAGAGGAATAAAGGCGCGGCTTTTATTCCATGCGGACATACTTATTGTAGGATTTGTTCAAGAAAGCTTTGGTTGAATAGAGGCTTGTGCCCTCTTTGTAACAACACCATTGATGATATCCTTGACATTTTCTAATGTTATTCTTCacatttttcttctctttattcttttTCAAGTTGTTGAACTTTTTTCTTGATTGTCAAAAAGAGGAGATAAAATATTTCACAGTTCTTTGACGATGTAAATTAGGTTGGATGCCCTGTAGCAGACAATCTACTActtgcttctgcatattttgtagggaaatgaaatgaagaaaagaaaagaaaggaaagcaATATTCGAAAAAGAAGAAAgcaaaaagatatatatatatattagtcttGCAAACATACTACATTGTATAAATCTTTGAATGCCCCAAAATATCCTCATTAGTTATTGCCACCGGATTAAATTTGAGGACATTTTAGTCCATTCAACAAAATCTTATCAATAATCTAAAAGCTAAAGCCCACTTTTTCAGGATTCATTTCTATCTCTAAACCCATTCACCTCTCCTCTCATTACAATTTGCAGTTGCAGAGATGGGTTTTCAATTGTTAATTAACCTTCATCTTCTATTTTCAAGAACAATTTTGTAGAACGCCTTTCTGTCGATGCAACAGAAGTATCATTAACGTTCCAAGTATTTTTGGTTCACATTCAAGACGAAGTTGTAATTTTTAGAGACAAATTTTTAGCGCGCGATGGTGGTGGTGCCGTGGTGGTTCCACCGGTCTGCAACAGCTAACAAAAAAGGTCGATGAAGGCCTTCGTTGATAAAATCTATTGAAGAAACGTTCAAGAAAAGTCAAACAAGTATTTTTTAGAACCGCCAAATCAACATGATAATTgattgattttgtgattatttcgtgtgttatgtttcccCCCTGTGTGGTGGATTGATAACATTGGGCTtcgtggtggtatctgttgagctggcgggatggtttcttcattttcattctctttccaccattgggtatatttgagttattgtttGTTGGTGCACAAATTGCATGGTATGTGTCTCTAAGTAGGATTTGTGTGACAGGTCagtcgagtagcttgtactggatgaggtgAGATTATTGGGCCTGAAATGAGTGCCATAGGATTTGATTAAGATATGTTTGCAAGAATTGTGTCACTAGCCAGCttagattttggctatggttcttatcgggcaAGAAAGTTTCACGACTTGTTaatctgatgggtggttatgagtttctgtatgtttctttcatcatcgacacTATACGAAGGTTGAGaacaaggttttagttgatatgaggtttgttaccggtgggTTATCGAGCAACTATTGCGgtcagaagttattgctatgagtatttgagttatgtagtatatcatgtgattatgtcttgagatatggttatggattgatacaacttgttcacaGTTATACGATGCATAGATGCAAGAATCGGGTCATATAATGAGTTTCAGATGTTGGAgatttgggttttaaggtttatggactaaggttgaagtaaagaTCCTTTGTTAGGTGGTATTGTCGGGCTTATATAGATTGGGGTGACATAGGATAACCCATGCttatgtgtatggtgagggtATATGGCGATTTGaaggctttggaacgactcttggcacgttcgaggacgaacgtatgtttaagtggggagaatctaacgacccgactgatcgttttgagctttagcattcattcggtggtttgagactttaagtagcttcatattatgtattatgacttgcgtgtatggttggtttagATTTTCGAGCGGTTCAGGAtatatttggaagaataattctcgttttagaagttttacattggaagagttgaccaagtttgacttttgggtaaaccgACTCGGAATTGGGTTTTAGTTATTCTAATAAgtttgtataatgattttggacatTTTCACAAATTTAGGTTAAATTCCGATgaattttggataagtttgggttgtatggtgattgttttcgatttcgacgtcgatttgagcataaaggttaccatattgaaCAAACTGCCTTTGATTCGTGtttcgactaaaccattatatccgtatcgtaattttggaactatagaaactgaaatcatcaagtttcgacatcgtatggggaatttatgatcattttactaagaactgggttgccagatttttcatattaattacgaaattgccactgaattcgtatttaaaaatctgcactattttcaaatattgaaaccaacatatctcctttattataaggtcaaatggagtgattcaaaagtctaACTTGAATAGAACTTTacgaggaatccattggaggtatcaaaagagagtttcgggatcgtttggcataataaacgaggcagaacagctgGGCATATTTTGGCTATTAATGATATttgagtttttctcatcttgaaagtttgggattgggagaattcaatgatgttcttcAAGTTCTTTCATGgggtaaggtctaaaccataacctaagtatttttcttttattcattcctttggtttaagctttaatcgatgattttaattgaaaactcatttaattctttaaatcaaaacctagggttatgtcctaaattttaaaaattaaaaatgagttagaggCATTTATTCGATGCCTTTTGAGGAttttgttctcctatattaggagaacaacatattcgaatttggcgagttttggaggaatatttcgggagatatgggacccaactagtgtgggttggactcttgggttatgaacacccatGAGCGATATTTTGGCGAATTGGTCGAGCTATCGGACTCTGATTGAGTCGATTTTTGttcgtgtgagcttgtattggttcgggcTTCGCTCGGATAAGCTTGGATTCAGAATCCAAGGCGGGTctggtgttgacttttgttgactttttgggaaaaatatgaagattatagctttatttattgtaattggtttctcttgcattatttgatgttattaaattatttttggttagatttgattagtgtggaggcaaattttaggggaaaatCTATTTTGGAGGGTTGAgttagcctagttgaggtaagtatcttacttaattttgtgtgggggaaactaccccataggatttgggttgattgtgctatttgtattatgtgaaagccgtgtacgcaaggtgacgagtgggtacacaagctatatgtggtatttgacccgTTTAtattatctagactctttccatgcctttaattgaattagCATAACCTGTTATATATATCCAATTGCTAatttactcttacatgctctatttgacgttgttagcacttgttctacctcttacttattattttgctcttatatgctttagttgaagttattgacttcattattatcttgttacctcttaattgttgaatcacctttaattgaagttgttattttgtgaaatatcatcttgttgagttattggtgttgaagttgtaatagccattatcacattgaggcaaagttattAATTGCTGAGATAACCTTCCTAGTTGAGCATtatcattcattttgttattgttaaaatttttgtacacattgcggtTGAGCCAtgtgctatttattgtggaaGTATTGAtgttgttgactttgtggcaagttctggcatatgggcacttgtggtgcgagttgtgattgtgttgtgatattgatacgcatgcggtagtataaggttaggggttgatacgcatgcaatgagataaggtaggcttgatacgcgtgttgctagtaggggaactacttgaagccatgcggtgagataaggtgggctaaaatgcgtgtagctatttcggaaaaaaataattttcaaaactaaatgtaaggctcacgcggtgatataaggaaagattgtgattgaaattgtgaaatgtgaatacgaggcggtacctctgttgtgattttcattgtacattccatgtttgaacaacttgttgatttgaacggtcattgttctttcttcaatcattcatccatattttgattgtatttggttattcgttgttatcttcGTGTTGGAACGATTGTGATTTCTTTTGTGaatcatgcattctacgtgatttgttgtgttgctttaacatgccaatctgtgtctccgttataacttggtgaattaattgtcaatgtgaatttaattgcgtaaagtcactatatcatattctgttgagttgttggtaacttaatggtttaaataaaagaattattaaatgctttattctatgtgcctcttaagatagaactcgttattTCACTCGatgccttattattctaaatagTTGTCGTACTTTCACAATAATTAGGTTCTCAAATTATATCCATCACcctgttagatgtttaccttacttaaaattgttattatatttttctttaacaaattctatatttaattcgttaatttaacttatgCTTTggtttgtttaaaaatgatacttttactcaattttattgatttctaataTAAACCCATCTTATTCTCTGTTTCGTaaaaattgtatattattttactttacttgatttataaaataaactcattatttaatTTGACACCTTGCCTTATTCAagattattattatattttatgatgTCTAAATATATCTTTCGTTCATCTAAACTAGTATTTATCATGGTTGCAAAGTAGATGATAGCACGTGGGCTTTGCCGTGCGAAGgagattgttattgtgggcacgcggtgccatatgtgtaagatttggaaattgtggttcatgacttgtggtttatgaggtgtggtgccttggagtaattcttgttgtaagtccatgcgttgggagcagtttgattatttgagttgtcatccgtttttttcttatttgagttcatttataTCTCATAGGGTGTCCTGATTATGATGTTTCTTTATTACTTgtttactacttgctgccatttatgtttctattacttcattattggttgtaaatcaataatttttccgCCATTGGTCTTACAATGATGTTATTTCCATTGTTATCTTATCAATATATCTTGaacaggtttctatgtctagtaggtttcttgacctagcctcatcactactctaccgaggttaggtttgatacttattgggtaccgttatggtgtactcatgctatgcttctgtgCATTTTTTTTTGCAGATTCAAGTATTCTGATTGTGTTGTTAAGAGTTGCGTCTGCACGGCGGGaggcttcaaggtatacctgcttgttcgcaggcctcagagtcaccatcttacttcattatactactgttaaattgtaattcaaaacaatattgtgtttagaaattctagtgtgttttagtagtgcttgtgactctgtactaccgattttgggaaatgtataactattggctacatgcggctatgtatgtcatttaatgatttatgataagtgattaaatagttcaatacTTTTATTAAATcaacatgtgttaggcttacctagtcttatagaccaggtgccatcacgatatcctaaggtaggaaattggggtcgtgacaagtttgtatcattgctctaggtttataggtactacgagtcataagcaaatttggtagagtcttgcggatcagttcgaagacgtctgtacttatcttcgagaggctacagaactattaggaaccactcctttcattccttatcgtgcgacattgattcagcttgaagcatatatcttatatccATTTACATCCACTAGTATATGATGTTGCgcgctcagtatcagctatgGTCCAATGGTTTGTAATGTTGTGAATGAGCTACGAGGGTGCCATAGATGCTCGATCATTGTCACGAGGTATTGTCCATACTAAGGACGTAGACGTGTTGGTAGATCTTCAGTTGTTCAACTGTGGGATGCAACTGGTTCATATATCTAACTGGTGCTGTACGAGCTTATGAAGGTTGGTAATGTGGATCATCGGATGTTATGCCCTATGACTCcgcgccaagtgggggagtctactatcgacgatcagattgcatgggAAAGTGTAATATTAGTCTTGGGTCTGAGGTATATATGCAGTATTGAGGGGTTCCCCGGAATTGTACATGACTAAGATATGAGATTTTCATGGGTGGTGCTGGAACTTGCGATATATCTGTATCATTGCTAAATCTACATTCCAGTATCAAGAGTTTAGAGAAATATCTTTAGATTTATAGAAGGTCTCTTcggagtgggtatctcggttgcaaCATTGTTGGGTGCTTCAGAGGAAATACAACGATTTATGGGTTTTTGGATGTCGTGGTTCGTGCTAGGGTCTTCTACAGCGAGCTTTGACTTAGGATCATTGTGTACCGATAAGGGAAAATGTTGATCTGAAGATAAGTCGAGGAGGATTAGAAGAAATGGGTCAGGTCGGTGGTGTTGGATCAGCATAGCAACAAAGGTAACTGGTCTTTTGGTGTGGTAATGCTTCACAAGCATTTTATGGAATTACTTTTGGGTTTGATGggttgcgtgacttggttgagttggggacatttagttctgatggcttggtggtGTGTAGACTGGCCTCGAAGAGTTATTGATAGTGTCGACCACGGCTTGAGCTAGATGTCTGCTACCGGCATAAGGAACATGTTGCGTGTTACGATTTTCGCCTGGATGGGGTCACAAGTTCTAAACAGTATGGACGATTTCAGATTTTTAGAAGAatgctagcattatttgataccaCCTAAGAAGGGTGTGCACtccagaaggcgcattgtgtttcgACTTGCAgatgcttgactggtattacggtaatcgcctggttgatcgactgctgatgtccAGATTTTGCTTTATGGTATGAAAGAATTATAAAAGTACTTCTCATCGATTGACAGTATGGGAGGAAAATGTCAGTTATTTGAGTAGTGCAATTGGGATCAGATTTGGAGATTCTAGTATTCTAGGGATTTAAAGACTAAGAGGGTTCTCGaggcagattgtttcatggttgtgaacggtgaaggtatgttaagaggttggCAACTGATGGTATGTACTATAGATATGTTATTGTGGGCTTTTCGGAGGCTATCTACCTACTTCGGAAGGATAAAAATTGATTTGGAGACTACCAGTAGGTCTAATAAGGATGTGTGTTATAAATCGGGTCAGATTTATCTAGTCAGCACAATACTATGGAGGGGTATGTTATCGGTTAGGGTGGATCACATTCGTGTTTTGATATATCTCATGTGTTACTCTCTTAGCGATGGGTTGTGATCTATTGGTTATCTGCACACCGATGCGGTTATGTTTGGGCTTTGTAGAGAAATTCGAGTGGGATttctcttggggtgttgaatggttaattgtgccttggttatggtcttcttgTTTCTGGTATATAGTAATGTCCATATCTCCATAGTTATGGTCATACGCTTCATGTGTTTGATGTTGATatgcttatggttgttgattaTGAGTATCATGGCTCGACGTATTCGAGGTGGACCAGTGTTGAATTGGGTCATGGATCGCAATAATGTTAtgttaggatatgatcctttgtgcttatttcgtGTGTTATGTGTCCCCTTTTGTTGTGGATTGGTAGCATTGCGCtttgtggtggtatctgttgagctggTGGGATGGTTTCTTCATTTCCATTATCTTTCCACCATtgggtatatttgagttattattcgtTGGTACGcggattgcatggtatgtggctctaagTAGGATTTGTATGACAGGTCAGTCGAGTAGCTTGTATTGGATGAGGTGAGCTTATTGGGCCTGAAATGAGTTCCATCagatttgattatggtatatttgcaAGAATTGTGTCACTAGTCGGCTTAGATTTTTGCTATGGTTCTTATCAGGAAAGAGAACTCCACGACTTATTAATCTGAtgtgtggttatgagtttctgtatgtttctttcatcattggcagtgtacgaaggttcagaacaagtttttagttgatatgaggtttgttaccggtgtcgAGTTAGTTATCGAGCAACTATTgcggtcggaagttattgctatgagtatttaaGTTATGTAGTATATCATATGATTATGTCTTGAGATGTGGTTATGGATTGATATAACTTGTTCAGAGTTATACGGTGCATAGATGCAAGAATCATGTTATATATGAGTTCCAAATGTTGGggatttgggttttaaggtttatggactaaggttgaagtaaaaATCCTTTATTAGGTGGTGTTGTATTGCTTATATAGATTGgagtgatgtgggatcacccataGTTATGTGTATGGTAAGGGTATATGGCGATTTGATGACTTTGGgatgattcttggcacgttcgaggacgaatgtatgtttaagtggaggagaatgtaacgacctgccagtcgttttgagctttcgTGTTTCATTAGATAGTTTgaaactttgagtagcttcatattatgtatgatgacttgcgtgtatggttggtttcggttttcgagcgatccggaatttatttggaagaatgattctcattttagaagctttaagttggaagagttgaccaaggtttaccTTTTGAGTAAATGTACTTGGAATCGGGTTTTAATTATTCTAATacgtttgtatgatgattttggatatgTCCACAATgtttggttaaattccgatgagttttgaataagtttgggttgtatggtgattgttttcgg
This sequence is a window from Nicotiana tomentosiformis chromosome 5, ASM39032v3, whole genome shotgun sequence. Protein-coding genes within it:
- the LOC138892200 gene encoding uncharacterized protein, producing the protein MNGDNRPKTLWKILKKRLGFTGLACCGPSWNMRASDVEEEEEETQIYGDEEELMIEGRLNLAMVLAAERIGSVTPTMQFKTLMRLFEEMDDKDEMNNKEGGGIDAVCCVCMERNKGAAFIPCGHTYCRICSRKLWLNRGLCPLCNNTIDDILDIF